The region ACGATTTCGAGAAGCTATCAAAGCTACGCAATTACCAATACTAGTAGCCAGAATCGGACCTTTGGATTCAAACATGTTGCGACGATTATTCTCTTGAATTTCTCGACACCCTTGGGTCGTTCCTTGCTACTACCCCACCACCCTTACACACACACCATGCTCAGTGCCAAATGTCTATCGCGCGCAACACTACGAACGCCTCGTGCCCCGCAGCTATGTAGAAATGTAGCCACCAGAGCCCCGCGATCCCAGGTGCGCACGGCGGCACATCCATATGCCCAGCGTCGACAGCAGCATTTCGTCCGATCCGTGGCCACTGTTGGCGCACTGTGGGCCACCGCCACCGCATACACTTGGTGCAGTGGAGAGTCGATCTTACGAGATGCGCACGCTGAGGAGCTGGAAAAGCCAGAGGAACCGGAGCTGAAGTTTGAAGCACCTCGGCGGCAAGCAACATCGAGCGACGACAATAGGAATATTATCAGTTCGCAGCATCTCCAAGTGGTGAAGAGCTGGGAGAATCCCGGCGTGTATACATGGGGGTCAAACTCGGGCAAGGTCGTTGCGCCAGATTCCGATGAGAAGTTCATAAAGACACCAAGGCGATTTAGCTTCTTTGACGGAAAGCTGCTGCGCGACATCAAGCTCGACAGAAATTTCGGTGCGGCCATAGATGAGAAGGGCGATCTTTTGCAATGGGGCACAGCGTTCGCGGAGAACATTACCGAGCCAACAAAGACCCTGACAGGTCGGAATCTCACATCGCTAGCTATATCGCGCGATCGCATTATCGGACTGTCGTCCAGTGGCGCCGTGTACTCGATACCCGTATCGCAGGCGGAGCAGAAGGATGGCCCGAAACCACCATCTTCATCCTGGATTCCGTTCTGGGGTGGCTCTAACAACATATCCTACCGCACCCGCACGCCTGAGAAACTTGGCTGGAGCGAGACTGTTACCGACATCTCTTCCGGCCTTGAACATGCGCTCATGCTTACTTCCACTGGCCGTGTCTTCTCCTTCGCTTCAGGCTCACAAGACTTCCCCTCCAAGGGGCAGATGGGCAT is a window of Pyrenophora tritici-repentis strain M4 chromosome 2, whole genome shotgun sequence DNA encoding:
- a CDS encoding ATS1, Alpha-tubulin suppressor and related RCC1 domain-containing protein, encoding MLSAKCLSRATLRTPRAPQLCRNVATRAPRSQVRTAAHPYAQRRQQHFVRSVATVGALWATATAYTWCSGESILRDAHAEELEKPEEPELKFEAPRRQATSSDDNRNIISSQHLQVVKSWENPGVYTWGSNSGKVVAPDSDEKFIKTPRRFSFFDGKLLRDIKLDRNFGAAIDEKGDLLQWGTAFAENITEPTKTLTGRNLTSLAISRDRIIGLSSSGAVYSIPVSQAEQKDGPKPPSSSWIPFWGGSNNISYRTRTPEKLGWSETVTDISSGLEHALMLTSTGRVFSFASGSQDFPSKGQMGIPGLTWESRPAGAFDVPHEITTLKGFPVKKIATGDYHSLVCDSEGRAFTFGDNTCGQLGFPYNAEAQFVDAPSLLPTQKLYSGQQGKVTNVFAGGNTSFLAVEATKGNKTTADTWAFGFGLTGQLGVGRWVHTQADPVKVPAFSGLFEWDEMKNTAIPIRLSTISVGATHAAAILDNVASVVVNGKSRKLTDNDTNWGRDILFWGNNEFYQIGSGKRNNIATPAYIQPLDQAAEQERAASAIAAAAAGSLSYGKQLREKEMHRFQITPRNKVKVNGRTVEFEQKVECGRGCTAVYSAV